A window of the Vibrio fluvialis genome harbors these coding sequences:
- a CDS encoding YfhL family 4Fe-4S dicluster ferredoxin, with amino-acid sequence MALLITGKCTNCDMCEPECPNGAISMGDSIYEINPDLCTECKGHYDKPTCESVCPITNCIITDPAHIETDEQLLEKFVIIQGLA; translated from the coding sequence ATGGCACTGCTAATCACAGGTAAATGCACCAACTGTGACATGTGCGAGCCGGAATGCCCGAACGGCGCGATCTCGATGGGTGACAGCATCTACGAGATCAATCCGGATTTGTGTACCGAGTGTAAAGGTCACTATGACAAGCCAACGTGCGAGTCGGTGTGCCCGATCACCAACTGCATCATTACCGATCCGGCACACATTGAAACGGACGAGCAGCTGTTAGAAAAGTTCGTCATTATTCAGGGACTCGCCTGA
- a CDS encoding MDR family MFS transporter encodes MSQPVDKKTFLTIFTTVFLPMFLAAVDQTLLATATPAMVRDLGDMQLSSWIAVGYMLAGAASVPVYGWLGDQYGRKKMLAIALSIFALGSIVCALAVNMPLLVAGRIVQGLGSGGLMSLSQALIGELVPPRQRARFQGYFASLFALASIGGPVLGGVIVTYLTWHWLFWINLPLVGFALYRLSKLKSTQEKASKARIDVFGLILFPSLMTVIIYWLSAGGHYFAWNSSMSFILLGLFAVLVALFVTQQQRVKQSFLPLTLLAKREIHIPLISTFLFASCLFALVFFLPIFLQVGLGVSVAQSGMLMIPLSAGVICGSFITGKVISRTGVPKWVPVCGMSVSSVAFFSLAMLDLSPYTVSAIGFFCCLGLGTIMPSTQITIQTIAGKANLGRITSMAGLSRSLGASVGTAVFGTLIYSQIPGFSAESSLTALLETPREVIIDAFQAGYLLAASLAFLCLLNALRAPLIQLDDYS; translated from the coding sequence ATGTCTCAGCCCGTTGATAAGAAAACCTTTCTCACTATTTTTACCACCGTCTTTTTGCCGATGTTTCTTGCTGCGGTGGACCAGACGCTGCTCGCCACCGCAACTCCCGCCATGGTGCGCGATCTTGGCGACATGCAGCTCTCTTCCTGGATCGCCGTTGGTTACATGCTGGCCGGGGCGGCTTCGGTGCCTGTGTACGGCTGGCTGGGGGATCAATACGGGCGTAAGAAAATGTTGGCGATCGCGCTGAGCATTTTTGCGCTCGGTTCTATCGTGTGCGCTTTGGCGGTGAATATGCCGCTATTGGTCGCCGGACGAATCGTTCAGGGGCTGGGCAGCGGTGGCTTGATGAGCTTGTCGCAGGCCCTGATTGGTGAGTTGGTGCCGCCGCGTCAACGGGCGCGTTTTCAGGGCTATTTCGCTTCGTTGTTTGCGCTCGCCAGTATCGGTGGTCCGGTGCTCGGCGGGGTGATTGTGACCTATCTGACCTGGCACTGGCTGTTCTGGATTAACCTGCCGCTGGTCGGTTTTGCGCTCTATCGTTTGTCTAAGCTCAAATCGACTCAGGAAAAAGCCAGCAAAGCCCGAATAGATGTGTTTGGGTTGATTCTCTTTCCCAGCCTGATGACCGTCATTATTTATTGGCTCTCCGCTGGTGGTCATTACTTTGCCTGGAATTCGAGTATGAGCTTTATCCTGCTTGGGTTATTTGCGGTGCTGGTGGCGCTGTTTGTCACCCAGCAGCAACGGGTGAAACAGTCCTTTCTGCCGTTGACGCTGCTGGCAAAGCGGGAAATTCACATTCCGCTCATCTCGACGTTTTTGTTTGCTTCCTGTTTGTTTGCACTGGTGTTTTTCCTACCGATTTTCTTGCAGGTGGGGTTGGGCGTCAGCGTGGCACAATCGGGGATGTTGATGATTCCGCTTTCGGCAGGCGTGATTTGTGGATCTTTTATCACGGGTAAAGTGATTTCCCGTACCGGTGTGCCGAAGTGGGTGCCAGTGTGTGGTATGTCCGTCAGTTCGGTGGCATTTTTCAGCTTGGCGATGCTGGATCTAAGCCCGTACACCGTCAGCGCTATCGGATTTTTCTGTTGTCTGGGGCTGGGCACGATTATGCCGTCGACCCAAATTACCATTCAGACCATTGCGGGCAAAGCGAATCTGGGGCGGATTACCTCGATGGCGGGCTTATCGCGCTCGTTGGGTGCGTCAGTGGGGACTGCGGTGTTTGGTACGCTGATTTACTCGCAAATTCCGGGATTCAGCGCGGAAAGTTCGCTGACGGCTTTATTGGAGACTCCGCGTGAGGTGATCATTGATGCGTTTCAGGCGGGGTATCTGCTCGCGGCGTCACTGGCATTCTTGTGCCTGCTCAATGCGCTGCGCGCACCGCTGATTCAACTCGACGATTACAGTTAA
- a CDS encoding ChrR family anti-sigma-E factor, whose product MSYHPDLQLIEAYAEGSIDATHGLAVATHLEMCPRCRHKAKQLEEQQGAELLNMQAGDSEHNWQQMLNQITAHEVKPVPKPLSNKPVLVSVNGKQIPVPRALKRLISPNAKWRSYGGKVYSLPLHNDDDVHMNLMYISAGVSIPQHTHRGMESTLVLHGAFSDEDGHYDAGDFLQRDASIRHSPQTAHQQDCLCLTVLTQPMVFTQGVARIFNLFGKGLYP is encoded by the coding sequence ATGAGCTACCATCCTGACCTTCAATTAATCGAAGCCTATGCCGAAGGCTCAATAGACGCGACCCACGGCCTCGCTGTGGCTACTCACTTGGAAATGTGCCCTCGCTGCCGCCACAAGGCCAAGCAGCTCGAAGAGCAACAAGGCGCGGAACTGCTCAATATGCAGGCTGGTGACAGCGAGCACAATTGGCAGCAAATGTTGAACCAGATCACCGCGCATGAGGTGAAACCTGTGCCTAAACCGCTGAGCAACAAACCTGTGCTGGTGTCGGTTAACGGCAAACAGATTCCTGTGCCGCGTGCGCTCAAGCGACTGATTTCGCCCAATGCCAAATGGCGCAGTTATGGCGGAAAAGTGTACAGTCTGCCACTGCATAACGATGATGACGTGCATATGAATCTGATGTATATCAGCGCTGGCGTCAGTATTCCCCAGCACACTCACCGTGGTATGGAATCGACTCTGGTGCTGCATGGCGCGTTCAGTGATGAAGATGGTCATTATGATGCGGGAGACTTCCTGCAGCGTGACGCCTCAATTCGTCATTCACCGCAAACCGCGCATCAGCAGGATTGTTTGTGCCTGACGGTGCTGACGCAGCCGATGGTGTTTACTCAGGGGGTGGCGCGCATCTTTAACCTGTTCGGAAAAGGTCTTTACCCCTAA
- a CDS encoding RNA polymerase sigma factor — translation MTSVNPQTFSRQDWTVCMEKVKQHDKDAFAVVFHYFSPRLKQFVFKHLGNEQVALELVQETMATVWQKSHLFDGDKSSLSTWIYTIARNLCFDLLRKQKGKEPHVLADDIWPSDFCPPDMVEHYAPEHEMLKEQVLKFLDTLPEAQQKVVRAVYLEELPHQQVAEMFNIPLGTVKSRLRLAVEKLRTSIDAERL, via the coding sequence ATGACGAGTGTAAATCCACAAACTTTCAGCCGGCAGGACTGGACAGTGTGTATGGAAAAAGTGAAGCAGCATGACAAAGACGCGTTTGCGGTCGTGTTTCACTATTTCTCGCCGCGTTTGAAACAGTTTGTTTTTAAGCATCTGGGCAACGAGCAGGTCGCTTTGGAGCTGGTGCAAGAGACGATGGCCACGGTTTGGCAAAAGTCGCACCTGTTCGATGGTGACAAAAGTTCGTTATCGACCTGGATATACACGATTGCACGTAATCTGTGCTTTGACCTGCTGCGCAAGCAGAAAGGCAAAGAACCTCACGTGCTGGCCGATGACATTTGGCCCAGTGATTTTTGTCCGCCTGACATGGTGGAACACTACGCACCGGAGCATGAAATGCTCAAAGAACAGGTGCTGAAATTTTTGGATACGCTACCGGAAGCGCAGCAAAAAGTGGTGCGGGCGGTGTATTTGGAGGAGTTGCCTCATCAGCAGGTAGCGGAAATGTTCAACATTCCTCTGGGTACGGTGAAATCTCGCCTGCGTTTAGCGGTAGAAAAACTTAGAACTTCAATCGATGCGGAGCGGTTATGA
- a CDS encoding LON peptidase substrate-binding domain-containing protein, with the protein MEEIMLFPLSSIVLPEGKMKLRIFEPRYKRMVAECSKANSGFGMCLFDSKIKPNANPLSEFGTWVKIVDFESLSDGLLGITVVGIKRFAIHKVRVEYDGLRRAKVEWQPSWPTESIGDAQMFLSHYLQNLYKEFPQIGELYPHRFFDDASWVAQRWLELLPLSNQQFDALSQHEDCHRALAFLTQTIETYND; encoded by the coding sequence ATGGAAGAGATCATGTTATTCCCGCTGAGCTCAATTGTTTTGCCGGAAGGGAAGATGAAATTGCGCATTTTTGAACCAAGATACAAACGTATGGTGGCAGAATGCAGCAAAGCGAACAGCGGTTTTGGAATGTGTTTGTTTGATAGCAAAATCAAACCAAATGCAAATCCACTTTCTGAATTTGGTACATGGGTAAAAATTGTTGATTTTGAATCACTAAGTGACGGATTGCTCGGCATCACTGTGGTTGGCATCAAACGTTTCGCCATTCACAAAGTGCGGGTGGAGTACGATGGCTTGCGCCGCGCAAAAGTGGAATGGCAACCCAGTTGGCCGACAGAATCCATTGGTGACGCACAAATGTTTCTCAGTCATTATCTGCAGAATCTATACAAAGAGTTTCCTCAGATTGGCGAGCTCTACCCGCATCGTTTTTTCGACGATGCCAGTTGGGTAGCGCAGCGCTGGCTGGAACTGTTGCCGCTGTCGAATCAGCAGTTTGATGCTCTGTCGCAACATGAGGATTGTCACCGTGCGTTGGCATTTCTGACGCAGACGATTGAGACCTACAACGATTAA
- a CDS encoding nucleoside-specific channel-forming Tsx family protein: MRKSLLALSLLAATSAPVLAADYSDGDIHKNDYKWMQFNLMGAFDELPGESSHDYMEMEFGGRSGIFDLYGYVDVFNLASKSSSDKATAGSKIFMKFAPRMSLDALTGKDLSFGPVQELYIASLIEWDGATNYSDSYAVNNQKIGLGSDVMVPWLGKIGVNLYATWDGDGKEWNGYHFATNWFKPFYFFENGSFISYQGYIDYQFGMKDEFASSSTGGAMFNGIYWHSDRFAVGYGLKGYKDVYGIKDSDSLKSTGFGHYVSVTYKF; encoded by the coding sequence ATGCGTAAATCACTTTTAGCTCTTAGCCTTCTTGCGGCTACTTCAGCGCCAGTTCTGGCGGCTGACTATTCAGATGGCGATATCCACAAAAACGATTACAAGTGGATGCAATTCAACCTGATGGGTGCGTTTGACGAACTGCCAGGCGAGTCTAGCCACGACTACATGGAGATGGAGTTTGGTGGTCGCTCGGGAATTTTCGACCTGTACGGTTACGTTGACGTATTCAACCTAGCAAGCAAATCAAGCAGCGACAAAGCGACTGCAGGCAGCAAAATCTTCATGAAATTTGCTCCACGTATGTCTCTGGACGCACTGACTGGTAAAGATCTGTCTTTCGGTCCAGTACAAGAGCTGTACATTGCATCTCTGATCGAGTGGGACGGCGCAACTAACTACTCTGACTCATACGCAGTAAACAACCAAAAAATCGGTCTGGGTTCAGACGTGATGGTTCCTTGGTTGGGCAAAATTGGCGTAAACCTATACGCAACTTGGGATGGCGACGGTAAAGAGTGGAACGGTTACCACTTTGCTACTAACTGGTTCAAACCTTTCTACTTCTTTGAAAACGGTTCATTCATCTCTTACCAAGGTTACATCGATTACCAATTCGGTATGAAAGATGAGTTCGCATCTTCAAGCACTGGCGGCGCGATGTTCAACGGTATCTACTGGCACTCAGACCGCTTCGCAGTGGGTTACGGCCTGAAAGGCTACAAAGACGTTTACGGTATCAAAGACTCTGACTCTCTGAAGTCAACTGGCTTTGGTCACTACGTATCTGTAACTTACAAGTTCTAA
- the panE gene encoding 2-dehydropantoate 2-reductase produces the protein MNIVVVGPGAVGSLWAYSLQQAGHRVSLWGTPDTSHWALQLDESPSIDFAYNQPDTLRHADLLLITVKAWQVESALQPLLPLIEQETILLFMHNGMGALDNLADRLRTFPALLATTTHGALKTSAHTVKHTGLGHTQLGTFNPLGAQCEFIAEVLNHALPSVAWNMHIEQALWQKLAVNCAINPLTAIHHITNGELAQPQYRQTLDSIVTEVVSVMQAEHMPVDHAALRATVDNVIHATAANRSSMHQDIFHRRRTEIDFITGYVVRKAQQHGLAVPANLALYQHIQSIEQSWTQS, from the coding sequence ATGAATATAGTGGTCGTTGGCCCGGGCGCGGTCGGCAGTTTGTGGGCCTACTCTCTGCAACAGGCCGGACATCGCGTATCACTGTGGGGCACTCCGGATACGTCTCACTGGGCACTTCAGCTTGATGAATCGCCCAGCATCGATTTTGCCTACAATCAACCAGACACCTTACGTCATGCCGATCTGTTGCTGATAACGGTCAAGGCCTGGCAAGTCGAATCTGCCCTACAGCCGCTGCTGCCGCTCATCGAACAAGAGACCATTTTACTGTTTATGCATAATGGGATGGGCGCACTGGATAATCTTGCTGACCGATTGCGCACGTTCCCGGCACTGCTTGCGACAACGACCCATGGTGCGCTGAAGACCTCCGCTCACACGGTGAAACACACCGGTCTTGGACATACTCAGCTAGGCACGTTTAATCCGCTCGGCGCCCAGTGCGAATTTATCGCCGAGGTGCTCAATCACGCTCTGCCTTCTGTGGCGTGGAACATGCACATCGAACAGGCATTGTGGCAAAAATTGGCGGTGAACTGCGCCATCAACCCGCTGACTGCGATTCATCACATTACCAATGGTGAACTGGCACAGCCACAGTACCGCCAGACATTAGATAGTATCGTGACAGAAGTCGTCAGCGTCATGCAGGCTGAACACATGCCTGTCGATCATGCGGCTCTCCGAGCAACGGTCGATAACGTGATACACGCGACCGCCGCCAATCGTTCTTCGATGCATCAGGATATTTTTCATCGTCGGCGAACCGAGATAGACTTTATTACGGGCTATGTGGTGCGCAAAGCACAGCAACACGGATTGGCCGTACCTGCCAATTTGGCTCTTTATCAACACATTCAATCAATCGAACAAAGTTGGACACAATCATGA
- a CDS encoding DJ-1 family glyoxalase III — protein MTKRILVPIAPGTEEMEAVTIIDILVRAGYQVVVASADFDGKLTMTASRGVTLTAECKLVDVADDEFDAVVLAGGVGGAENFRDSTLLVEIIKQQKYDGRLVAAICASPAVVLQHHDLFPGALMTCHPNFQDRIPQDLWRNRRVTFDVNNNLLTSQGPGTALEFAVEIIVQLSGKELAREVALPLVALPQLNYEKLGEE, from the coding sequence ATGACAAAACGAATTCTGGTACCGATCGCTCCGGGCACCGAAGAGATGGAAGCCGTCACCATTATCGACATTCTGGTACGTGCAGGCTATCAGGTGGTTGTCGCCAGCGCTGATTTCGACGGTAAACTGACCATGACCGCCTCGCGCGGCGTGACGCTGACAGCGGAATGCAAGTTGGTCGACGTCGCTGACGACGAATTTGATGCGGTAGTGCTGGCTGGTGGTGTCGGCGGTGCGGAAAACTTTCGTGACAGCACACTGCTGGTCGAAATCATCAAACAGCAAAAATACGATGGTCGTTTGGTGGCTGCGATCTGCGCATCTCCGGCCGTCGTACTGCAACACCACGATCTGTTTCCGGGTGCACTGATGACCTGTCATCCGAATTTTCAGGATCGCATTCCGCAGGACTTATGGCGCAACCGCCGCGTGACGTTTGACGTCAACAACAACCTGCTCACCAGTCAAGGGCCAGGTACAGCGCTGGAATTTGCTGTGGAGATCATTGTGCAGTTGTCGGGCAAAGAACTGGCCCGCGAAGTGGCGCTGCCATTGGTCGCTCTGCCGCAACTGAACTACGAAAAGCTGGGTGAAGAGTAA
- the csdA gene encoding cysteine desulfurase CsdA, with amino-acid sequence MLDIAAIRAQFPALNQTVNEQPLIYLDSAATTQKPQVVIDAITRYYSAQNANVHRGSHSLTAHATSQFEAARERVAQFIGAPSTKSIIWTRGATEALNLIAQTYARNTLKAGDEILVSETEHHANIVPWQIVAEQTGAKVVKVPMTRDGEFGLEAFHELLSERCKIVALAHITNVTGTRQPIETVIAAAHQVGAIVVVDGAQGIVHETVDVAALDADFYVFSGHKLYAPAGIGVLYGKQALLEAMPPWHGGGKMVEKVSFGGTTYSGLPGKFEAGTPNVAGAIALKAAIDWYSRFERTEVEAHLHHLQTLTYQALSKMEDIRVLGYQPDASILSVVMEGVHHQDLATLLDQQGIAVRAGHHCAHPLMEAFGVKGTVRISFGIYNSEQEVAQLIKAIEKAVDIL; translated from the coding sequence ATGTTAGACATCGCCGCCATTCGCGCGCAATTTCCCGCCCTCAATCAGACGGTAAATGAGCAGCCGCTGATCTATCTCGACAGCGCCGCGACGACGCAGAAACCTCAGGTCGTGATTGACGCGATTACCCGTTACTACAGCGCGCAAAACGCCAACGTGCACCGCGGCAGCCACAGCCTGACAGCACACGCCACCAGCCAGTTTGAAGCTGCGCGTGAGCGTGTGGCGCAATTTATCGGCGCGCCAAGTACTAAGAGCATCATCTGGACTCGCGGGGCAACCGAAGCACTCAACCTCATCGCACAAACTTACGCACGTAATACACTTAAAGCTGGCGATGAAATTCTGGTCAGCGAAACCGAGCACCACGCCAATATTGTGCCGTGGCAGATTGTCGCCGAACAGACGGGAGCCAAAGTAGTCAAGGTGCCGATGACCCGCGACGGTGAATTTGGTCTCGAAGCGTTCCATGAACTGCTGTCGGAACGCTGCAAAATCGTTGCGCTGGCCCACATCACCAATGTCACGGGCACACGCCAGCCGATTGAAACAGTGATCGCAGCCGCGCATCAAGTGGGTGCCATTGTCGTGGTCGATGGCGCTCAGGGTATTGTGCACGAAACCGTCGATGTGGCAGCTCTGGATGCCGACTTTTATGTCTTCTCCGGCCATAAGCTGTATGCGCCTGCCGGGATCGGCGTGTTGTACGGTAAGCAAGCATTATTGGAAGCGATGCCCCCGTGGCATGGTGGTGGCAAGATGGTGGAGAAAGTCTCGTTCGGCGGCACGACTTACTCCGGGCTACCGGGCAAGTTTGAAGCTGGCACACCGAACGTGGCAGGCGCGATTGCACTCAAAGCCGCCATCGACTGGTACAGCCGCTTTGAGCGTACTGAGGTTGAAGCGCATCTGCATCATCTGCAAACCCTGACCTATCAAGCACTGAGCAAAATGGAAGATATTCGAGTGCTGGGCTATCAGCCTGATGCCAGCATTCTGAGCGTGGTGATGGAGGGTGTGCACCATCAGGATCTCGCCACCTTACTCGATCAACAAGGCATTGCTGTGCGCGCAGGTCATCACTGTGCTCATCCGTTAATGGAAGCGTTTGGCGTCAAAGGCACCGTGCGGATTTCGTTTGGCATTTACAACTCTGAGCAGGAAGTCGCGCAGCTGATCAAAGCGATCGAAAAAGCGGTCGACATTCTCTAG
- a CDS encoding endonuclease/exonuclease/phosphatase family protein, translated as MSKKVGLWLLIMLFALFYWVVQAQQQIWWGENLAAYPPLFILPFVILLLVGLYQKAWLAVLACIFFIAYLVLAAPHDSAVVNRECHHPVRIFQYNMLFSNQHVDQLIAYLSKEQPDLVVLQEVTVNHFEQLQSLDERYPYRFGGQPKVGLPSHQLIFSQQHLYGMHAYYYEGYHNFIRGIWQLDENHPVSLLIAHPPSPRNNELWQRRNALIQALEYQTTQSPTEDILVIGDMNLSGQSARFHTLFRQMQTVPIASWPNHPKFALPAWLKISIDHLWLNSELAICKRETVQELNGSDHSAIMTYVGR; from the coding sequence ATGAGCAAAAAAGTGGGATTGTGGCTACTCATCATGCTCTTTGCCCTGTTTTACTGGGTAGTTCAAGCTCAGCAACAGATATGGTGGGGAGAGAACCTCGCCGCCTATCCGCCGCTTTTTATTCTGCCGTTCGTTATTTTACTGCTGGTCGGCTTGTACCAAAAAGCTTGGCTCGCCGTGTTAGCCTGCATTTTCTTCATTGCCTATCTGGTTCTTGCCGCACCACACGATTCCGCGGTCGTGAATCGCGAGTGCCACCATCCGGTGCGCATCTTTCAATACAACATGTTGTTTTCCAATCAACATGTGGATCAACTGATTGCGTATCTATCCAAAGAGCAACCGGATCTGGTGGTATTGCAAGAGGTGACGGTTAACCATTTCGAACAATTGCAGTCGCTTGATGAGCGCTATCCCTATCGCTTTGGTGGGCAACCCAAAGTCGGTTTACCCTCCCATCAATTGATTTTTTCCCAGCAACATCTGTATGGGATGCACGCCTATTATTACGAGGGTTACCACAATTTCATTCGAGGCATTTGGCAACTGGATGAGAACCATCCCGTGTCGCTGCTGATTGCTCATCCCCCCTCGCCTCGCAACAATGAGCTATGGCAAAGAAGAAATGCGCTCATTCAGGCTTTGGAGTATCAAACGACACAAAGCCCAACCGAAGATATTCTTGTTATTGGAGATATGAACTTGTCAGGACAGAGCGCACGCTTTCATACGCTTTTTCGGCAGATGCAGACCGTTCCGATTGCAAGTTGGCCGAATCACCCAAAGTTTGCACTGCCTGCGTGGCTAAAAATTTCGATTGATCATTTGTGGCTAAATAGCGAACTCGCTATCTGCAAAAGAGAAACCGTCCAAGAACTGAACGGCTCAGATCATAGCGCGATAATGACTTACGTAGGCCGTTAA
- the csdE gene encoding cysteine desulfurase sulfur acceptor subunit CsdE, with protein sequence MSRYPTSPFGREITSEQIVTTMQSLHGWEDRYRQVVQWGKKLPQMPEELKSEQVTVSGCESLVWLVGEPQDGVWHFCADSDARIVRGLIAIVLAAFDGKTAAEIQAFDINDYFDQLGLIAHLSPSRGNGLRAIVEQIQTMTQPSR encoded by the coding sequence ATGTCTCGCTATCCCACATCTCCGTTTGGTCGTGAAATCACCAGTGAACAGATCGTCACGACGATGCAATCCCTGCACGGCTGGGAAGATCGCTATCGTCAGGTGGTTCAGTGGGGGAAAAAACTCCCTCAGATGCCTGAAGAACTGAAAAGCGAACAGGTGACGGTATCGGGCTGCGAGAGTCTGGTGTGGCTGGTGGGTGAGCCGCAAGATGGCGTATGGCATTTCTGCGCCGATTCTGACGCGCGTATCGTGCGCGGCTTGATTGCGATTGTGCTGGCGGCGTTTGACGGAAAAACGGCCGCTGAGATTCAGGCTTTCGACATCAATGACTATTTTGACCAACTGGGTTTGATTGCCCATTTGAGCCCATCACGCGGCAACGGTCTGCGCGCCATCGTCGAGCAGATCCAAACCATGACGCAGCCTAGCCGTTAA
- the tcdA gene encoding tRNA cyclic N6-threonylcarbamoyladenosine(37) synthase TcdA, with translation MRELDTPASDSYNQRFGGTRRLYGHSEVDILRAAHVCVIGIGGVGSWAVEALARTGIGELTLIDMDDVCVTNINRQIHALSGNVGKSKIEVMAERVKLINPECKVNLIDDFITPDNQHEYLSKEFDYVLDAIDSVKAKASLLAYCRSNKIKVITTGGAGGQTDPTQIMVADLTKTIQDPLAKKIKDRLRRFHNFPTNPARKFGIDCVFSTEQLKYPQADGSVCAVKSTAEGPKRMDCASGFGAATVVTATFGFVAVSRIVEKLIQKHRK, from the coding sequence ATGCGTGAACTCGATACTCCAGCCTCAGACAGTTACAACCAGCGTTTTGGTGGTACCCGCCGTTTATACGGCCACTCTGAAGTCGATATTCTGCGAGCGGCGCATGTGTGTGTCATCGGCATCGGCGGTGTCGGTTCCTGGGCGGTGGAAGCACTGGCGCGTACTGGCATTGGCGAACTGACGCTGATTGATATGGACGACGTGTGTGTGACCAACATTAACCGTCAGATCCATGCGCTGAGCGGCAACGTCGGCAAGAGCAAGATTGAAGTGATGGCAGAACGGGTGAAACTGATCAACCCGGAATGCAAAGTTAATTTGATTGACGATTTCATCACTCCGGACAATCAGCATGAATACCTGAGCAAAGAGTTCGATTACGTGCTTGATGCCATTGACAGCGTGAAAGCCAAAGCGTCGCTGCTGGCGTACTGCCGCAGCAATAAAATCAAAGTGATCACCACTGGTGGTGCGGGCGGTCAGACCGATCCTACTCAAATCATGGTCGCTGATCTAACCAAAACCATTCAGGATCCGCTGGCGAAGAAAATCAAAGATCGCTTGCGCCGTTTCCACAATTTCCCGACCAATCCGGCGCGTAAGTTTGGTATCGACTGCGTTTTTTCAACCGAGCAGCTCAAGTACCCGCAAGCGGATGGCAGTGTGTGCGCGGTGAAATCGACGGCGGAAGGTCCGAAGCGCATGGATTGTGCCAGCGGCTTTGGCGCAGCCACTGTCGTCACGGCAACCTTTGGTTTTGTTGCGGTCTCACGCATCGTCGAAAAACTGATTCAGAAACACAGAAAATAA